In a single window of the Etheostoma spectabile isolate EspeVRDwgs_2016 chromosome 3, UIUC_Espe_1.0, whole genome shotgun sequence genome:
- the p2ry6 gene encoding P2Y purinoceptor 3 isoform X1 — protein sequence MFFLLSFRDVKMPHSVNSFSTDTLISKTSPLDVFSTSAWPTEPYAADGFNTSNISGLDVLRCTYKEDFKRILLPAVYTFVFLLGLPLNAAVILKIWRTRPNLSKNNIYMLNLAIADFLYVMSLPMLIYNYGSHDYWPFGEFACKLVRFQFYSNLHGSILFLTCISVQRYVGICHPMAMWHKKGGRRLAWYVCGGVWLVVVALCAPTFHFAATGIQRNNTVCYDLSTPKNSVDYYPYGIALTCLGFLLPFVGVMVCYCRMAQILCRPFSYQGVSMATGEKRDKAVRMIIVVAVVFCISFLPFHLTKTMYLVVRTLPGVPCETRNLFSIIYKSTRPFASMNSFLDPILFYFTHPRYRQSTRRFMLKVTTLRDKGTDV from the exons atgttttttttgctgtcattCAGG GATGTGAAGATGCCGCATTCTGTCAACTCCTTCTCGACTGACACCCTCATCTCGAAAACCTCCCCTTTGGACGTCTTCTCTACCAGCGCGTGGCCTACAGAGCCATACGCAGCAGACGGCTTCAACACCAGCAACATCAGCGGGCTAGACGTCCTTCGCTGCACCTATAAGGAAGACTTTAAACGTATTTTACTCCCCGCTGTGTACACTTTTGTCTTCTTGCTCGGGCTTCCCCTCAATGCCGCTGTCATACTAAAGATATGGAGGACTCGGCCCAATCTGTCCAAAAACAACATATATATGCTCAACTTGGCCATTGCCGACTTCCTATATGTGATGTCGCTTCCTATGCTCATCTACAACTACGGCAGTCATGACTACTGGCCCTTTGGGGAGTTTGCCTGTAAATTGGTCAGGTTTCAGTTCTACAG tAATCTGCATGGCAGCATCCTCTTCCTCACCTGCATCAGTGTGCAGCGCTACGTGGGCATTTGCCATCCTATGGCGATGTGGCACAAGAAAGGTGGTCGCAGGTTGGCGTGGTATGTCTGTGGAGGGGTGTGGCTGGTCGTCGTCGCCCTGTGCGCGCCAACATTTCACTTTGCTGCGACAGGAATCCAGCGAAACAACACGGTGTGTTATGATTTAAGTACGCCAAAGAATTCAGTAGACTATTATCCTTACGGCATAGCTCTGACCTGCCTCGGCTTCTTGTTGCCTTTCGTGGGCGTGATGGTTTGCTACTGTCGGATGGCCCAGATCCTGTGCCGCCCATTTTCCTACCAAGGTGTCTCCATGGCGACTGGGGAGAAACGGGACAAGGCGGTAAGGATGATTATTGTGGTGGCGGTGGTCTTCTGCATAAGCTTCCTGCCGTTTCACCTCACCAAGACCATGTACCTGGTGGTGCGTACGCTGCCTGGCGTGCCCTGTGAGACCAGAAACTTATTCTCAATCATCTATAAAAGCACCAGGCCGTTTGCCAGCATGAACAGCTTTCTGGACCCAATTCTGTTTTACTTTACCCACCCACGCTACCGGCAGAGCACCAGAAGGTTTATGCTCAAAGTCACCACCCTCAGGGACAAGGGCACCGATGTGTGA
- the p2ry6 gene encoding P2Y purinoceptor 3 isoform X2 has translation MPHSVNSFSTDTLISKTSPLDVFSTSAWPTEPYAADGFNTSNISGLDVLRCTYKEDFKRILLPAVYTFVFLLGLPLNAAVILKIWRTRPNLSKNNIYMLNLAIADFLYVMSLPMLIYNYGSHDYWPFGEFACKLVRFQFYSNLHGSILFLTCISVQRYVGICHPMAMWHKKGGRRLAWYVCGGVWLVVVALCAPTFHFAATGIQRNNTVCYDLSTPKNSVDYYPYGIALTCLGFLLPFVGVMVCYCRMAQILCRPFSYQGVSMATGEKRDKAVRMIIVVAVVFCISFLPFHLTKTMYLVVRTLPGVPCETRNLFSIIYKSTRPFASMNSFLDPILFYFTHPRYRQSTRRFMLKVTTLRDKGTDV, from the exons ATGCCGCATTCTGTCAACTCCTTCTCGACTGACACCCTCATCTCGAAAACCTCCCCTTTGGACGTCTTCTCTACCAGCGCGTGGCCTACAGAGCCATACGCAGCAGACGGCTTCAACACCAGCAACATCAGCGGGCTAGACGTCCTTCGCTGCACCTATAAGGAAGACTTTAAACGTATTTTACTCCCCGCTGTGTACACTTTTGTCTTCTTGCTCGGGCTTCCCCTCAATGCCGCTGTCATACTAAAGATATGGAGGACTCGGCCCAATCTGTCCAAAAACAACATATATATGCTCAACTTGGCCATTGCCGACTTCCTATATGTGATGTCGCTTCCTATGCTCATCTACAACTACGGCAGTCATGACTACTGGCCCTTTGGGGAGTTTGCCTGTAAATTGGTCAGGTTTCAGTTCTACAG tAATCTGCATGGCAGCATCCTCTTCCTCACCTGCATCAGTGTGCAGCGCTACGTGGGCATTTGCCATCCTATGGCGATGTGGCACAAGAAAGGTGGTCGCAGGTTGGCGTGGTATGTCTGTGGAGGGGTGTGGCTGGTCGTCGTCGCCCTGTGCGCGCCAACATTTCACTTTGCTGCGACAGGAATCCAGCGAAACAACACGGTGTGTTATGATTTAAGTACGCCAAAGAATTCAGTAGACTATTATCCTTACGGCATAGCTCTGACCTGCCTCGGCTTCTTGTTGCCTTTCGTGGGCGTGATGGTTTGCTACTGTCGGATGGCCCAGATCCTGTGCCGCCCATTTTCCTACCAAGGTGTCTCCATGGCGACTGGGGAGAAACGGGACAAGGCGGTAAGGATGATTATTGTGGTGGCGGTGGTCTTCTGCATAAGCTTCCTGCCGTTTCACCTCACCAAGACCATGTACCTGGTGGTGCGTACGCTGCCTGGCGTGCCCTGTGAGACCAGAAACTTATTCTCAATCATCTATAAAAGCACCAGGCCGTTTGCCAGCATGAACAGCTTTCTGGACCCAATTCTGTTTTACTTTACCCACCCACGCTACCGGCAGAGCACCAGAAGGTTTATGCTCAAAGTCACCACCCTCAGGGACAAGGGCACCGATGTGTGA